The Nitrospirota bacterium nucleotide sequence CCATGACGTACACGTCGAGCACCTTGGCCGCTTCGAGCAGGCTGACCGGTTTGCCGTGAAGCATCTGCGTCTGCTGGGCCAGGGCCTCAGGCATGCCGAGGTTGAACGGCAGTTGGATCACTTTGAACCGATGGCCCTTGCCGCCCACCTCTTCGGCGAGCCGGACGAGCGTCTCCAACGACAGGTGCCCGCGCGAGTTCGGGCGGGTCCGATACCCGCTCCAGGTCGCGGTTCCGTACCAGCGGATCTTGCCCTGAGCCACCGCCTCCTCGAACACCTCGAAGGCCGCGCGCAGACGTTTGAGGAACTCGGCTTGCGACACCGCATCGAGCTGGGTTTCCGGATTGTGCAGATAGTACACGTCCAGACAGGCCAAGCCCAGGTTCGCCAGGCTCGCCTGGAGCTGGTGGCGCAGGTAGCCCGGCGTCATGCAGTGGCAGTCCGCGACGATGTCCGAGGACTGGATGACGCCCGGCATGACGAAGGTCTTTTGGAGATAGGCGTCGGTGTCGTCCGGCGGCGCCCCGTCGAAGGGGATGAACCCGCCCTTGGTCGCGATCACCACTTCGTCGCGGCGGCAGAGCCCGCCGCCGATCAGCTCGGCCAGGGCCCGGCCGATCACGCGCTCGCTCCGCTGGCAGCGGTAGTTGATCGCGCTGTCGAAGACGTTGCAGCCCGACGCAACCGCCTGCTTGACGGCGGCCAGGTAGAGGGAGTCCGTGCCCTCGTCGTGGCCGCCCAGGTAGGTGCCGAGCCCGACGGAAGAGAGGGTCAGCCCGTCGAATCCCTCCCGGAAATGCCCGGCGTGGGCGACGTTCCCGGCCACCATCCGGTCCCGGTACCGCCTGGTCCCCTCCGCCGTCGCATGTCCCTCAACTGGCATATGCTTCACCCGCGTGATGGGTGATCGGTGATGGGTGACAGGTTCAAAACGTGCTTGATCCTCCGCAGCTCTTCACCACCCATCACTCGTCACCGTTCACCCTTCACATGATTTGATCGCGGCACCAGCGGACCGTCTGCACCACGTCGTCCGGCTTCGCCAAGTCCACCGGCCGCTGGAACGTCGCGGCCACGTACTCCCCGTTCATCTCCACGGCCTCTTCAAACCCCGCCTCCAGGAGCCGCCTCCTGACCTTGGAAACGACCGGCTGGAGGTAGTACTTCGCCTGTTTGGCCAGCTCGTCCGTGTTCAGGTCCTCGGGGGTCCCGCCGGAAAGGAGGCTCTTCACGTCGTCCAGATCCATGCCGGTCTGGCAGATCAGGCGCCCGTCCGGCGTGAGCTCCAGCATCCACTCCCCGTCGGCCAATTGCAGCGCCAGGGCTCCGCCCGGCTCCAGCTCGTAGAAGCCCGGCTCGCTTTTGCGGAGCCTGGCCCTCGTCTCCTCCCATCCGACCGCAGGCGCGCCGCTCATGCCGGCCGCTCCGAGGCCCGGGAAGAGGCCGGCTCGGCCGCGGCTCCGTGCGCGAGCCTGGCCTTCAGGGCCTCCAGCCGTTTGGCATTCTCCTCCAGCTTGGGCAGATGGTACTTCTGATCCACGCGCACGACCCGCTCCAGCAGCTCCACCGCCTCCCTGAGCCGGCCCAGTTGCTCGTAGCAATGGGTCATCAGATACCAGGCGCCGCCGACCCGCAGGTCGTCCCGCACCCGCTCGGCCAGGGCCAGGCTCGTCCGGCAGCAGGCCAGGGCCTCCTCCGGCCGGTCCTGAGTCAGGTAGGTCCGGGCCATCATGCGCCAGGCGTCGGCCATGCCCGCGTGGTTGCCGAGCCGGCGCATGAAGGTCAGCGACTGCTCATAGTGCCGCATGGCCTCCTCGTACTGGCCGGTCTCGCGGGCCACGAGCCCGAGGTCCGAATAGAGCACCGCCATGCCCATCTCGTCCCCGGTGCGCCGCATCAGGTCCAGCGCCTCCAGATAGTAGGCCTTGGCCCGTTCCCACTCGCCGGCGTCGGCGCGCAGGTTGCCCAGGTTGGCCAGCGTCGTGCCGATGCCCCGCTCGTCGCCCAGGATCTTCTGGAGCTCCAGCACCTCCTGGTAATAGGCCAGGGCCTGCTCCCGCCTGCCGCTCACGGCGCAGATGTTGCCGAGGTTGCCGAGCGTGGCCGCCATCGCCCGCCGGTCCCCGCTGAGCCGGTCGCATTCCAGCGCCTGCACGTAGCAGACGTAGGCCTCCGTGTAGAAGCCGCGCGAGAAGTGGTCGTTGCCCTGCCGGTTGAGCTGCTCTGATTGCGTGGACAGCATGGAGGTCAGGCGCGGAGGGCTTGTTCGACCGCCGGCTTCGCGCCGGTGAGGACCGAAGCGCCGTCCCCGACGAGGATCGCGTCGAAGTCGAGCTTGAGCAGGCGGCGCAGGCCGTCCTTCGCCTTGGCCGGGTCGGCGTATTTTTCCTGGGGCAGGAGCCTGAGCGTGCCGGGCGGCTTCCCGATCAGCGCGTCCCCCACGATCAGGACGCCCTTCCCCTGCTGGATCAAGAGCGCCGACTCCCCGCGCGACTTCTGGTCCTGGAGCCGGACGACCCAGATGCCGCCCGGCAGCAACTCCCCGTCTTTGTAGGTCCGGTCGGCCTTGATCGTCATTTCAGGCGCGTCCGCTTCCGGGACCATGACTTTGCAGCCGAACTCGGTCCGGCAGGCCGCGGCCTCCCGCTCGTGGTCGCGGTTGGTCAGGACGAGATAGTCCACCGGGCCGCGCCGCTTGATCTCCGTCTTCACCTCGGCGGTCATGGGCGGAGGGTCCACGAGGACGCGGTGCTCCCCGACGGTGAGGAACAGCCCGTTGAAGTCGAGCTGCTTCTCCTCCGAGAACCAGGACCACTGCCAGATGCCGGGGAACAGTTGCTTCATAAGAGAAGAGCGTATGGCTTATGGCCTATGGCGTATAGCTAATAGCTACACAAGATGCAGGATACGGATTTCTGTGTCCTTCGTCTCACGTCGAACGTCTCACGTTTCACGTCTTCTAAAGAGAGGCGACGGCGTCTTTGACGACCTTCGCGACTTTGATCCGGATGTCGTCCTCGTTCGGCAGGTCCATGATGTCGTCCTCGGGGATCGTGATGAACTTGCGGTTGGAGCCCTTGGTGAGGGAGATCAGGAACAAGCTGTTGGAGGGAGTCACGGGAATCACGACCTGCACGGCCGCGTCAACGTCCTTCACCAACTCCAGGAACTTCTGCTTGCCAGCCTCGATTTCATCCACGTCGGCGGCTCCCTTCCTGCTACATCCTCGACGGCGTACCGGCCAGCAGCTTGTCCACCTCCGCGAGGATCACGTCCGGGCCGGCCAGGTCCATGTTGCCGACCCGCTGCCAGCGGATCACCCCGTCCCGGTCAATGATGTAGACGTTCGGGATGAACCGGCCCCCGCCGTAGAGCTTGTCCGTGACCTTCTCCGGGTCCACGAGGTACGGATAGGTCACCTTGACCGGAAACTGGGAGAGGAATTCGAGGATGGCCTTCTTGGAATTGCCGGACGAATTCACCCCCACGACCGCCACGTCCTTGCCTCTGGTGGCCTCGTACACCTTCTGCAGGTTGGTCCCCTGCATCAGACAGGGCTCGCAGATATGGAACAACCCGAGCACGACCACCTTGCCCTTCAGGCTGTCCAGCGAGACGGTCTCGCCGGCGACCGAGGTCAGGGTGAAGGTCGGGGCCTTCTCGCCGACCTTGAAGAAGCTCTTGGCCGACACCGTCGCCGCGAGCGCGGCGAGCAGAACCGGCGCCAGCAGCATCACGATGATCCGTTTCATGACAGCCTCCCTCAATGGCAACAAAGAGCTTATGGCATATGGCGAATGGCAGTAGAACCCAAAGCAGATAATTCCTGAGCGACTGGCCATCAGCTATGTGCCATATGCTCCGTCGGAGAGCTATGGTAGCACGGCGAAATTTTGAGGGGCAACAGGGGAGTAAACGCGCCAATCGTCGCTCGTCGTTCGTGAAGCGTGGGATGGGAAATCCAGTCCCTCCCTCACGAGAGACGAAAGACGAGCGACGCTCCTCGGCAGACGGTTAGAAGAGCCCGAGCTGCAGCTCTTCCGCTTTCGTGAAGGGGATGGGATAGCGTTCGGTGAAGCAGGCGTTGCAGTAGAGGTCGGGGGAGCCGGGCGCAGCCTTGAGCATCCCGTCCAGGCTCAGGTAGGCCAGGCTGTCGGCCGTGATGTACTTTCGGATCTCCTGGACCGAGTGGCTGGAGCCGATCAGCTCCTTCTTGGTCGGGGTGTCGATGCCGTAGAAGCAGGGCGAGAGGATCGGGGGCGAGCTGATCCGCATGTGGACTTCCTTCGCGCCGGCGTGCCGCAGCATCTTGACGATCTTGCGGCTGGTCGTTCCCCGCACGATCGAGTCGTCCACGACCACCACCCGCTTCCCGCTCAGCACCTCCTGCACCGCGTTCAGCTTGATCTTCACCCCGAAGTGGCGGATGCGCTGCTCCGGCTCGATGAAGGTCCGTCCCACATAGTGGTTCCGGATGAGCCCGTTCTCGAACGGAATGCCGGCGCCCTCCGAGAAGCCCAGCGCCGCCGGCACGCCCGAGTCCGGGACCGGGATCACGATGTCCGCGTCCACCCAGGCCTCCTTGGCCAGTTGCCGGCCCAGGGCCTTGCGGGTCAGGTAGACCGCGTGGTTCCCGAAGATGCGGCTGTCCGGCCGGGCGAAGTAGATGTACTCGAACACGCACTGGGCCGGCTTGGCCCTCGCGAAGGGCTTGTAGGAAGTCACCCCCTCCTGGTTCAGGACGACCAGCTCGCCCGGCTCGATCTCCCGCACGTACTCGGCCCCGATCAGGTCGAAGGCGCAGGTCTCCGAGGCCACCAGCCAGGCCTCCCGCAGCCGGCCCAGGCAGAGGGGCCGGAACCCCCAGGGATCGCGGGCCGCGACGATGCCCTGGTCCGTCAGGATCACCACCGAGAAGGCGCCGCGCACCTGGCTCAGCGCGTCAATCACGCGGGACAGGAGCGAGTCGGCGCGGGACTGGGCGATCAGGTGGATCATGACCTCGCTGTCCGAGGTGGACTGGAAGATCGCCCCGTAGGCCTCCAGTTCGTTCCGGAGCATCTGCGCGTTGATGAGGTTGCCGTTGTGGGCCAGGGCCAGGTTGCCGAGCGCGAAGTTGACGGTCAGCGGCTGGACGTTCTTGAGGTTGCTGCCGCCCGCTGTCGAATAGCGGTTGTGGCCGATGGCCACGTGGCCGGGCAGCCGCTTGATCACCGGCTTGGTGTAGATGTCGGCGACGAGCCCCATGCCCTTCTCGACGTGGAATTGCTCCCCGTCGGAGGACACGATGCCGGAGCCCTCCTGCCCCCGGTGCTGGAGCGCGTAGAGGCCCAGGTAGGTCAGGTTGGCCGCCTCACGGTGGCCGTAGATGCCGAAGACCGCGCACTCCTCGTGGAATTTGTCGGGGGTGGTCAGCATCATAAAGCGCATCTCGTCGTTCGTGAAGCGTGCTGCGTCACGTGCAAAAGGGCTCGATCTTCCATATTTTGCGCT carries:
- a CDS encoding aldo/keto reductase translates to MPVEGHATAEGTRRYRDRMVAGNVAHAGHFREGFDGLTLSSVGLGTYLGGHDEGTDSLYLAAVKQAVASGCNVFDSAINYRCQRSERVIGRALAELIGGGLCRRDEVVIATKGGFIPFDGAPPDDTDAYLQKTFVMPGVIQSSDIVADCHCMTPGYLRHQLQASLANLGLACLDVYYLHNPETQLDAVSQAEFLKRLRAAFEVFEEAVAQGKIRWYGTATWSGYRTRPNSRGHLSLETLVRLAEEVGGKGHRFKVIQLPFNLGMPEALAQQTQMLHGKPVSLLEAAKVLDVYVMASATMLQGQLTRSLPREMREVLGDGSDAQRAIQFARSTPGLGTALVGMKQTAHVKDNLAVAGRPPLALDQFTRLFS
- a CDS encoding tetratricopeptide repeat protein; this encodes MLSTQSEQLNRQGNDHFSRGFYTEAYVCYVQALECDRLSGDRRAMAATLGNLGNICAVSGRREQALAYYQEVLELQKILGDERGIGTTLANLGNLRADAGEWERAKAYYLEALDLMRRTGDEMGMAVLYSDLGLVARETGQYEEAMRHYEQSLTFMRRLGNHAGMADAWRMMARTYLTQDRPEEALACCRTSLALAERVRDDLRVGGAWYLMTHCYEQLGRLREAVELLERVVRVDQKYHLPKLEENAKRLEALKARLAHGAAAEPASSRASERPA
- a CDS encoding TlpA disulfide reductase family protein → MKRIIVMLLAPVLLAALAATVSAKSFFKVGEKAPTFTLTSVAGETVSLDSLKGKVVVLGLFHICEPCLMQGTNLQKVYEATRGKDVAVVGVNSSGNSKKAILEFLSQFPVKVTYPYLVDPEKVTDKLYGGGRFIPNVYIIDRDGVIRWQRVGNMDLAGPDVILAEVDKLLAGTPSRM
- the purF gene encoding amidophosphoribosyltransferase, whose amino-acid sequence is MMLTTPDKFHEECAVFGIYGHREAANLTYLGLYALQHRGQEGSGIVSSDGEQFHVEKGMGLVADIYTKPVIKRLPGHVAIGHNRYSTAGGSNLKNVQPLTVNFALGNLALAHNGNLINAQMLRNELEAYGAIFQSTSDSEVMIHLIAQSRADSLLSRVIDALSQVRGAFSVVILTDQGIVAARDPWGFRPLCLGRLREAWLVASETCAFDLIGAEYVREIEPGELVVLNQEGVTSYKPFARAKPAQCVFEYIYFARPDSRIFGNHAVYLTRKALGRQLAKEAWVDADIVIPVPDSGVPAALGFSEGAGIPFENGLIRNHYVGRTFIEPEQRIRHFGVKIKLNAVQEVLSGKRVVVVDDSIVRGTTSRKIVKMLRHAGAKEVHMRISSPPILSPCFYGIDTPTKKELIGSSHSVQEIRKYITADSLAYLSLDGMLKAAPGSPDLYCNACFTERYPIPFTKAEELQLGLF